Part of the Etheostoma cragini isolate CJK2018 chromosome 8, CSU_Ecrag_1.0, whole genome shotgun sequence genome, GGGGGAGAAGAGAGTCAGACGTCAGGCTGCATGCTAGCAGCAaactacatatacagtatttctggGACAGAATCAcaactattactattattagttTATCACATAATTTCCTCATAAATCCATTAAGACCCAACAGTACACAAGACACTTTATCTATAACCCGAGCGTTCAATCTGCATTTTACCCTCAGCTGAATTGAATTGTGTCCAATCACAGTTAGTTTGAGGATATGTAACTAAAATTACACTAAATATTGTATGAGCCGTTTAATCAACTGTTGGTTTTACACAACCTGAAACATATCCAAGCCAAAAGGATCCATTAAATTGGAAATAAATTAAGTTATCGAGAGCTAACTCAAGtacttttatttacaaatcCCCCAAAACAATCGAACTTAGAGTTGTCGTAGGGACATTCCATCCTTTAGGACAAATGAAAAAGGTAAGTCAAtgaacacataaaacaaaaaataaaataaagacaaatacaaacCAGATTTAATTGGGTTTTAATTGTTTCACCTGTGTTGAACTTTTCCCTACACGAGCGACACGCAGCGCAAATCAATGAAGAAGAGTCAGATTGTGagttcattacattacatgtcttttagctgacgcttttatcttGTTCAGGGACACgctggttgatgtatcgcagtgggaatcaaacccagatctcccaaAGACATGTGTCATATCAACTGCGCCAACACCCACCCCActgacatacagtgggtacggaaagtattcagacccctttaaatttttcactctttgtttcattgcagcctttttccaaNNNNNNNNNNNNNNNNNNNNNNNNNNNNNNNNNNNNNNNNNNNNNNNNNNNNNNNNNNNNNNNNNNNNNNNNNNNNNNNNNNNNNNNNNNNNNNNNNNNNtggaaaatggctgcaatgaaacaaagagtgaaaaatttaaaggggtctgaatactttccgtacccactgtataaaaCTGTTTTATCTGACCCGATCTGACTTATCGGGTCCGCAATTATGACTATGCTAATTTAGCTAACTTTAACTATAACAGCAATAACAGTCGCTGGTACGGAAAGACTAGGATTACCACTATTTGTTATAAATCGACCTGTGATTAAGGATAAATGATCCTGCAGACAGATATTCTCATTCTCTTGTGGGCAGAGATGTAGTAGTGGACAGAATCCCCACGGTTCCCACACATTGCTCGCCTGGCGTTGGATCGCAGAGCGTTGTCCTTCACACGAGGAGCGTAGCGAGACCCTGGAGATCCACGCCACTACGCAGGCGAGGTGTCGCTCCCTGTGTGAAAAGGCCTCGAGTCTGACAACTTCTAACTTATCGATGTTGGACCACGTCTCGCCATCAGTTCTTTAATCCCGCTGAAAGGAAATCGGCTCAGCAAAAATCTGTGCAGCTTCACGTATTTTCGCCGCTCACGCCCGCACACTTGTGATTTTTGACGCTATCCTGCCGGTTAAAACTTCTATCGCAAACGCTGCAACTGAACGGTTTCTCCCCCGTGTGGACCGTCAAGTGCCGTTTCAGGTTTTGCTTCAGCGCGAAGGTTTTACCACAAACCGAACAGCTGAATGGTTTCTCCCCCGTGTGGACGGTCAAGTGTTGTTTCAGATGATTCTTCTGTATGAATGTTTTGCTACAAACCGAACAGCTGAATGGTTTCTCCCCCGTGTGGGAAGACAAGTGGTCTCTCAGATGGGTCTTACGTGCAAATCTTTTGCTACAAAATGAGCAACTAAAAGGTTTCTCCCcagtgtggattctcatgtgcaTTACCAAGTTGCTTTTGCTACAGAAAAGTGTTTTACAAACGGAGCAGGTGAAGTGTTTTCCTTCTGAATGAAGTCTCATGTGAATTGATAAGGACTTCTTCAGCGGGTATCTTTTACCACAAACCGAGCAACTGAATGGTTTCCCGTCTGTTTGGACTCcagtgtgtttctgcagagGTCCGGCATCACTTCCAGGTACTTGAACGTTTTGCAGAGTCTCCTCCGTCTCCTCGCAGTCACCGCTCCCTTCGGTTTCAGGTTCCGAGGAGTCTGAAGTCTTGTTATGAGTAGCTGGTTGCAAAGGACTATCTGGATCTGAGTTCCTGGCTGGATCTGGTCCTCCCCAGTCCTCtccttcactcttcacagggacagaaGTGAACGGGAATGGGATATCAGCCTCCTGCAGCCCTTGAAGCCGCTCTCTCTTCTGACTGGTCCAAAgatcctcctgttcctctttaatgtgtggggggtcTGGGTCCTCCTGGTCCAGACTGGAGCTCCACTCCGGCTGCTCAGGGGGAACCTCTTGTTTAACCACCAACAGCTGCTGGACGTCTGAGGAGGAGAATGAAATACATGCACGAGTCTTAGAAAACTGTAATTTCCTGTAATTAGTAGTTCAAAATGAGCTTCAACTCATTCATCTACAACAGAAAAAATCTTGATTTTTCAATAAAGCTGTagattacaaaaacaaatgcaaaaaataagtaaagtaGAGTAAgacctcttcctgcagctcttCTCTCTGTATGGCTTCATAATGAGTAGAACTGCAGTGCTGTGCCCGGAAGCAGAAACAGGGGATGCTAGACGATGTAGGATTAAGGTTAAATGCTAGTACTGGCCCCGGACCCCTATTGGCATTTAACCTCAATCCTACATCCTGTCCTCTGCTATATTCTATACGTTGTTTTTGAACACATCCGTCTACAGTTTTGTACATCCTACATTGACCACACATTCCCGGTGTGTTTCACTGTCACGTGCACTAACATGCACGCACAGTCGGACCagccaacaaaagaaaaaacagagacactcgaattacaacacacacagagatgggaGTGTAAATAAATTCCTAATTCTCTGCTCAGGAGTCAGGAAGCCATTACTCCAATGTATCTTTACATTGCACGTATTTGTTCTTTTCTACTCTGGTCAATTTCAAAACATAGCTATGTTTGTTTGTAAATccgtgctgtcagtagcgagaaaaataaaaccaatcggtgctgcctacaccgagttatcctcctgctagagttagcacccaacaggcttaaacagggcaagttttaaacgtgctTTCAGACTCTAAACAAGTTagaaatgtcatttaaagtacctacccatgtgcagtgattccttctgagtgaacacagtgaatctgatggctggagatgtgacagaaatgcattgaaagttgtgctaattcagctcaGTTCCTGTGTGGAGATGCAGtcagagagcttagggaccgtctacaaactacaacacagaaaagagatgcaacaaaaatatgtaggctatcaatacaatgattaaataaggtagtgtctccataCTTACAACAATTAtgacttgtctcctgctagttgcaCTACAGCAATTACTTATACGCATAtgagtatttcttttaaatatgttttatctcttttttgttttgtagtttgtagacggtcccaaAGCACttcttgcagtatcaacacaggaactaaacagagctcaattagcacaactttcatgcatttccgCCACATCTCCAGcatcagattcactgtgttcactctgaaggaatCCCTGCAAATAGGTAGGCACtttaattgacattttgaagatgtttagaggctaaaaacacatttaaaacttgccctgtttaagccagttgggtgctaacgctagcaggaggataccCCGGTGTggacagcaccgattggtttttgttttatctctaccgacagacctccacatttacaaacaacagagctacatgttggaattgaccaaaattctcctttaatgctCTGAATGTTGAGTACAGCACCCTAAAGTGTGTAAGTTATTAACAAAGTGTGCAAAAGCAGCTTAGCTAAATATGAAATTTCACACGAATTTTTCTAAAAGGATAAAGTAATGGCATTTgatataacaaataaaatgatcaaatggTCAATTTCGCTGGTTTCCCATCAGTTTAAATGGATAACAATGGATCTGTACTAACCTGCTGTGTGTAGCCGGAGTTCCTCCTCGTGCTCTGCTATCGTTCTTTCAAACAGCCCAAATATCTCCTCAGCAGCCGCAGTTAGTCGCTGGTGGACAAGAGCTCTCAGAATTtggattttagacattttgacCAAATTACAGAAACTTTTCCTCCGGACACCCTCCGTTAAAAACCTGTTGTCTCACTCTGACGTGCGTTGTGTTGCTAGCTTACGTTCGGATCCGTCTACTTCAGGCTAGCAAGCTAACTacattagcttgctagctttGTACGACACTGAGATAATTTCAAATAAAGGGGTCCGCAGAGTCCATTTAGACAGATTTATCTGGACATTGTGGGTCCATGAAATATACAGTTTGGTCTCTATCCAACAGTCACTTCAACTAGCATTGTGGAGTTCCGTCTGGGTCTATTTCCAGCTAGCACGCTACGCTAACTTCATTTAGCATTCTTGGCTAATGGAGATGAGTCTGAGGTGAAACGTCCCGTAAATGTAGACAAAGTCCACTTAAATAAGTTTACCCATACATACGGGCTCTGGTGGTTCACTCCGATTGTGTCTGTTGGGCTACGTGACTGCGAGAGCAGGACTCACGGGGGGAAATGGTTTAAAACAACAGGCAACAATCATCCAAtcatactagctagctagcttcaaGTTAGCCACGATGAGCACAACTGCTTCCGGTACTACttcttcaaagtaaaagtcagAATAGGAAATTTAGTATGCTATTGATGTAGTATTGCTTATCGGTTAACATGTAAGCAGCAATTTGAAGGTAGTTTGAGCTGTAACGGTTTTATTGCAGCACATTTGGATGCAGGACTCACAGGATCTAAATACTTTTCtataataatttgtattgtAACACAACAATTGGAAATACATTATGTAATCCGCTTAATTGTTAATGCAATCACACTATTTAAAACATAACTTTAAGGTTTTTTGTGCATCAGAACAACTAGGACCACCAGATTCaagaagtttttcttttctttcaataGACATAAACACTTtgaactcacacatgcagaCTTCCTTCTACCCACATACTGTGCAATATTTGATATTTAACACTATTAATAACACTGAGCAATTCTATTACTGTGCAATATCTGTACACAATGTGCAATATTACTCTCATTTACAATATTATTACTATGACTCATTGAATGTGATCACCACTATTGGGCGATTTTCAAATAATGTGCAATAATCCACAGTGCATAtcacactgtatataaaaccatatatatatatatttttttatctatgTAGCATCTCAAAACTGAGAATGGGAGTTGCTTTTAATctcactgtaaatgtgtttagtgACAATAAAAGGCATTAGAGTCCTGTCCCTTTCTATAATTTTTGCTTTCTTGGTAAAATATTGGATTATTGTCAACATTTGCACCTCAAACATACACTTATTGAACTGAGCAAATATGTGATAAACCCAAGTTAATGGGAGATACAGCTCTTTGGCATAACTGCTAACAAATCAGAGACGTCTGAAACATGACTGCTTACTCTAGAAGCCACtggttaaaatgtaaagtttttattgttttcaaatgtttcaccGTGCAGGTCTTAAGACGGACCTCCTAATccgaaaaaagacaaatgaaggtttattattactatattttttcattcacaaaataTTATGTACATCTATACATTTAGTCCAAACTAATAACAAAAGGACAGGgaagataaaacaaaacaaacacaattaaaaaggaATAATGCTACAAATGAATGAGAGGTATTGTggaactctctctggatttctcagtacgACTAtattcagaagattgtggcgtccggtgactttcccgtgccgaaacttgagtgaagataatgacctcttctaaAGAGAACATCAAATCCTttttgtcctccttggctactagcaactggaGGCTACTAGCAACGTGGAGAAGGGGTTTGggcaatcacggaaggcttgtatcatgtggacgcgcgcCGACAGTCTCGttgtcatttatttgaaattctcatgggggcgacagaaaccaCGCACTATGGCTTTAAACATGTGGCTGCCTACACAGTCAATGTGATaagcagtttgttttttctaaagtttgCACAATTGCAGAAACCTTGGCGTTagagtagggctgggcgatatagtgAAAATCAGacatcacaatattcttgaccacaTGCCTTGATATCGATATTGCGGCAATATTCTAGGGTTGGCAACCGgggctttcacaaaatatcttcacactcagagtttagataaataatcatcagtaatgtggacataatgtctaagtgggaaAAGGCCAATAATTAAACAGCAACAGTCTGGTGAATTCAGAacaatgacatcactttactgaaacgcagcctttaaaaccaggaagagACACTTATGTTATCACAGCATTACGATATCCAAattctaagacgatatctagtctcatatcacactATCGGTATACTCCCCAGCCCTAAGTTAGAGTCCTTTACCCAATCGTTAACTAATAAAATCTATGTGAGTAAACGTATCGGCATTAAATCCACACCTTCCGGTCCAGCCTTCAGTTCCCAGTGCTGGGTCAGTGGAAGAAGCTGTGGATTTGCTGAGCAGCAGCCTGACCCACGATGGGCTCCAGGTCTGCGGGGGCCGCGTTGCAGAGCTGCTGGATGCTGGAGAACTGCTGCAGCAGGGCCAGAGCTTTGACCCTGCCGACCCCGGGGACCCGCTGGACCACAGCCAGGACCAGCGGGTCCAGCAGCCGAGACGAACTCCTCCTTCTGAAGGGgttctctctgtcctccccGTGGACCTGGAGACCATCAGAGCAGGTGAGCGGGTTGGAAAAAGGGTTGCatgatattgacaaaatgtactattgcaatattgattatgaacattgcaatattgatattaattttgacatttttaaacatgtaaaattacaaaagttatggGAAATGCATCAAAAATAGATTCTTTAGTTAAAATTTCC contains:
- the LOC117949749 gene encoding gastrula zinc finger protein XlCGF57.1-like, with amino-acid sequence MSKIQILRALVHQRLTAAAEEIFGLFERTIAEHEEELRLHTADVQQLLVVKQEVPPEQPEWSSSLDQEDPDPPHIKEEQEDLWTSQKRERLQGLQEADIPFPFTSVPVKSEGEDWGGPDPARNSDPDSPLQPATHNKTSDSSEPETEGSGDCEETEETLQNVQVPGSDAGPLQKHTGVQTDGKPFSCSVCGKRYPLKKSLSIHMRLHSEGKHFTCSVCKTLFCSKSNLVMHMRIHTGEKPFSCSFCSKRFARKTHLRDHLSSHTGEKPFSCSVCSKTFIQKNHLKQHLTVHTGEKPFSCSVCGKTFALKQNLKRHLTVHTGEKPFSCSVCDRSFNRQDSVKNHKCAGVSGENT